From the genome of Papaver somniferum cultivar HN1 chromosome 2, ASM357369v1, whole genome shotgun sequence, one region includes:
- the LOC113351166 gene encoding uncharacterized protein LOC113351166 — protein MPSHHMEIFKIPETTIKEMDKLQRDFCWNKPQGGGIYITRWPRMCRDKATEGLGFRDLHCFNQALLAKAAWRLCQQQQQLCAIALKERYFPLTNVLHAKKKKNSTWAWNNIQGMMDFVKNWSFWIVGDGRKIQTWKDNWIIGKHSPPVQEVDSDEAQRYVTVNNLIDSHTKSWKVDIVRRLFNSEDVEKILQICLTESEKID, from the coding sequence ATGCCGTCACATCATATGGAAATTTTCAAGATCCCAGAGACCACTATTAAAGAGATGGACAAACTGCAGAGAGATTTCTGTTGGAATAAACCGCAAGGAGGAGGTATCTATATAACTCGTTGGCCAAGAATGTGCAGAGACAAAGCAACAGAAGGATTAGGTTTTCGTGACCTACACTGCTTTAACCAAGCACTCTTAGCAAAAGCTGCTTGGAGGTtatgtcaacaacaacaacagctctGCGCTATAGCTTTAAAGGAGAGATATTTTCCTCTCACTAATGTTCTTCatgcaaagaagaaaaagaactcaACCTGGGCTTGGAACAACATACAAGGGATGATGGATTTTGTTAAAAACTGGAGTTTCTGGATCGTTGGAGATGGCAGGAAAATTCAAACATGGAAAGACAATTGGATCATAGGTAAGCATTCACCTCCAGTACAAGAAGTGGACAGCGATGAAGCTCAAAGATACGTCACAGTAAACAATCTCATTGATTCACACACCAAATCTTGGAAGGTAGATATTGTCAGAAGATTGTTTAATTCAGAAGATGTTGAGAAGATTTTGCAGATTTGTTTAACTGAATCGGAGAAGATAGATTAA